In Shewanella sp. MR-4, the genomic stretch GCGCCATTTTATCACCTGCTTCGATGATGTCACCTATGGATTGAGGTTAAATTCAATCAGCTGCAGACAAATGGCCGTTTTCATTTTACAAAGTGTGCTGCGCCGCCACAGAGGGCGATGCATACAGATAAAGCTAAGTGAGTTATTTATCCCGCCTATCGCCAATCACTCGAGCGGGATTGCCCGCGACGATGGCCCATGCGGGAACATCTTTAGTGACAATACAGCCCATGCCAATCACCGCATGATCGCCAATGGTGACACCATCGACTATCCCTGCCTGTGCGCCAATCCACACATCTTTACCTATCACGACTCCTTTAGAGTTTGAGGCTTGTTGATAAACAGGCGTATCGGGCGCCATACCATGATTAAACGCATAGATAGTGACGTGATTGGCAATGCGGGTTTGGGAGCCAATCTGAATGCCAACTCGGCCGCCATCGAAGGAGCAGCCGTGATTGATGGCAACTTCATCACCGAGCGTGATAGGGCCGTGCAAAAAGCATTCAGCGGCAATCATGCAGCGATTACCGATTGTTATATCGCGATTGGGCTCGGCAAATAACTGTGCCTCGGGCGCAATAAAACAGTTTTCGCCAATGGTCACGGTTTCGAGGGCGCAAAGGTTGGCTTGCACTTCATCCTGCCAAGGTTTGGCCCAGAGTAAGTGTTTTTCTTTGAGGGAAAAATACAGCCAGGGCATCCAAGACAGACGTTTTTTATGTTGGCTTTGATAATCAGGCAAGGCCGTTGTGATTGGCGTCTGCATTTAGCCACATTTCCCCGGTTTGAGTTCTAATACCTGAATGTATTCCCGCTCATCCTCATCGACCGCCATCCGCCAAAAGATATCTAAATCATACAAAGCCACTTGATATAACTTGGGGTCATCTTTGGCTTTTTTATAGGCGGGGCGAGGGTCTTGCCCCAGCACGCCGTGGATGAGCACTGCTAAATCGGTATAGACGTCCTGTTTACTGTAAGTGTCAATCTGGGTTGCGGCGAGCTCTGAAAACACCACGCTGATAAGTTTTGGCGCTTCTTGCGCGATACCGCCGACGGCACCTTCAATCGAATCCGAGAACGGAATATAGGGCTTAATATCGATAATGGGCGTGCCATCGACAAGGTCCATGCCCGAAATCTCTAGGCACACTTTGCCTTTACGTTGCACTACCCCGTGGAGTTTGACCACGGATTGGCCTATGCCATTCGGGCGAAAGGTCGAGCGAGTCGCGAATACGCCGAGTTTTTCATTGCCGCCTAAACGGGGCGGGCGTACAGTCGTTTTCCACCCTTGGGCGAGATTCTCATGGAAACAGAACAATAACCAAAGGTGGGAATATTGCTCGATACCGCGCACGGCATCGAGATGATTGACATGGGGCTCAAGTTCAACATAACCGCGAGCCTCCACCAAACCGGGCTGCCTTGGAATGCCAAATTTTTGTTTATAGGGAGTGCGGCAAGTGGCGACAGCGGTAATCTGGTTGGTAAATGTCATGCAAAAAATACCTAAAGCAAGGGCAACAACCCAAACGCAGATGGCCTAGGTTGTTAAGTACATCAATATTGGCGTGCAGTATACACGCTTTGAATTAGTCGGCAGAGGCCATTTTGATGGCTTGGCCAACGCAGAGGGCGCGGCTGACGCAGCCTTGGGCTGCTTCTTCCATCATCACGCATTGTTTGATGATGATGCCATTGGCGCCTTTATCAGCCGCCGCGCGGCGGGCTTCGGTCCGGGCTTCACTTAAGGAAGCGGGCACTGCATTCACATCGGCTTGGCAAGATTCACCCTGTACCAAACCTTTTAATTCGTAATGGCCTTTAGGCAAACTATCGCCCTCAAATAGCGTGACATCTCCCGCCTTGAAGTAGTCATTAATCGCCTCGCCGTCCAAATTGCTGTTAAAACTGTAATCGCTGGCACAGGCGCTAAGCAGTAGCACTAATGCACTTGAGAGGATGATTTTCATGGTTTGACCTGAGATTAAGGGTAAATAAGCGCAGTCCAATGGACTGCGCGGTATCGAGCGATTTATCTGAGCAAATTCTAGCGCTTAAGATACTTTTGATAAAGCTGCTGGTGGCGATTATTCAGATCTATTTGCCGTCCTTCAATCCAGATCGCATCAATTTTGTTGCTCATGGGGTCGAGGATATCTCCGTCACTCAGCACAACACTGCCCTGATAACCGACGGCGATGGCCCCTAAATCGGCGATCCCCAGCAGTTTTGCTGCATCTAAAGTCACTGATTTTAATGCTTGCTCGGGTGTGACGCCGTAAGCGGCACTATAGCCCGCGGCATAGGGAAGGTTACGACTGTTCCAATCCGATGAAAAACCAAGGGCATAGGGAATTCCTGCACTTGCCAGCAACGAAGGGATTTTAAAGGGTAAATCCACGGGTTCATCTTTACGTTTGGGCAGACTCAGGGTGTGCGGGTAAATCACACTGGCATTTACTTCCCTTAAGCTTGACGCTAGTCGCCATGCATCATAGCCACCGACAATCACCAATTTAAATTGATATTTTTTAGTCAGGGCAATGACTTGCTCAATTTGACTGACGCTATCCGCATGGACAAATAGCGTGGCCTTACCTTGATACAGGGGGAGCATAGCCTGCCAACGTAAACTGGTTGTCTTGGCCGAATCCTTTGCCTGATGGCTTAAAAAGTAGCGATAGCCATCCTCAAAGGCTGTGGTCAGTTTATCTATGGCCTGCTGATTTTTTTCAATGGCCTTAGCTTTTTCCTTTTCATCCTCTGGCATACGCTTGATTTGCGGCCAGTAAACATGGAATTGGCCTTCGCTTGGTTGCAGGGCGTCCTCAATCGTCCAAGCATCGAGGTCGACGACCACAGATTGGCCGGCTAATCCATCCCCACTGGGGACGATTTGTGCGTGGGTGATGCCATTGTATCGAATGGTTGGCAGCAGCTCTGAATCCGGGTTGTAAGCCGTTGCCGCGCTAATTTGCGGATTAAAATCACCGACTTCTGCATTATCGACGGTTGGGCGCACCATCTCGATTTCTACTAAACCTAGACTGGTATCGAGTGCGATAAGGCCGGGGTATAAATGTTTGCCCGTGGCATCGATGATCTGCGCTTGGCCATCAGGGCCGTTGATGCTTAGCTGTGGCCCGATGGCGCTGATTTTACCTTGCTCAATCAACACATCGGTATTGGTTAATGTCCCTTGGCTGACAGTATGCACTGTGGCGTTTTTAATCAGCACGCTCTGGGTTTGTTTGCCCGCAGGGATGAGATTATGTGCCTGCGCTGACAGCGTGATAGCCAATGTCGACAGCAACAAGCTAGTGGATAAGTGCTTCATTATTTTGCTCCCTGATGATGTTGGCCCCAAGCCTGATAATGGGTATCGCAGTGCCATTGAGGTTCCTTAAGCGGAGTGACTTTCTCACCCCCCTTGGCGTTATCATCACTACTGAGAATTTTTTGGATAAGGGCTGCACGCTCTGCGACGACCTGCTGCTGGGCAAGCTGGTCTTGGTCGCGATCGAAGTAGCGTTTGCCTTCGACCCAAGCCTGGGTCACCTTGGCGTAAATCGACAGCGGCTCGGCGTTCCAAAGCACGATATCGGCCATTTTGCCTGGGGTGAGTGAGCCAACATACTCATCGACTCTGAGCTGCTTCGCTGGGTTGATGGTCACCATATTCCAGGCGTCTTCTTTAGACATACCGCAATACATCATTGACTTAGCCGCTTCTTGGTTGAGTCTGCGCTGCATTTCGTTGTCGTCAGAGTTGATGCTGGTAAGCACGCCTTGTTTTTGCATCAGGCACGCGTTTTGTGGAATCGCATCATAGACTTCGAACTTATAGGCCCACCAATCGGCAAAGGTCGAGGCGCCTGCACCATGGGCGGCTAGCTCGCTGGCAACCTTGTAACCTTCGAGCACGTGGGTAAAGGTTTGCACCTTAAAGTGATAGGCTTCGGCTAATCGCAGGAACATTAAGATTTCTGACTGCACGTAGGAGTGGATATGCACATCGCGCTGCTGCTTTAACACTTCGGCTACCGCCTGTAGGCGATAGCTTGGGCGCGGCGCAATGGTTTTCTTCTTCTCACTGCTACGTAAGTCATCGTAGTCCTTCAGCGCTTTCTCATAGGTGATTGCGGCATCGAAGGTTTCTTCAAATAAAGCTTTTACGCCCATGCGAGTCTGCGGGAAGCGCTGAACAAATTTCTCGCCCCAGTTACTCTGTTTGACGTTTTCGCCAAGGGCGAATTTGATACTGGCAGGGGCATTGGCAAATTTAAGCTGTTCAGCACTCTCACCCCATTTCATCTTGATTAACTGGGATTGGCCACCAATTGGGTTAGCGCTGCCATGGAGTAATTGTGCGCTGGTGACGCCGCCCGCGAGTGCACGGTAGATGGAGATATCTTCGGGATTGATCACATCGCCAATCCGCACCTCAGAGGTGACTGCATCTGTACCTTCATTCGTGCCACCATTGATAGCAATATGGGAATGTTCATCGACGATACCCGCAGTTAAGTGTTTACCCGTTGCATCGAGAACTTGATAACCCGAAGGCGTGCTGAGTTGCTGACCGATTTTTTCAATTCGGCCATTGGCCATTAACAGATCCGCATGTTCCAAAATCCCCTGTTTATCCGAGGTCCACAGGGTGGCATTTTTAATATGGAGTTTTTCGGCTTTTGGCGCCTCGCTCAAACCATAGGCGACGTTAGGGTAGGTGAGTTGACTGACTAAGGTTGGTGCGGAATCGGTTTTAGACGTGCCTTCTTGCTCCGTCTTTGGACTCGAAGCGATAGCAATACCCGCCACATTAATACTGCGACTTTGGGCGTCCACCATGCGGCCTTGAATACCATCTTTAGCGAGCCAGAGGGTAAAACGGCTGATGCCATGTATGCCCGCATCGCTTAAATCGGCGTTAAAGCTCACGCGGCCGTCGTCTTCAAGCTGAAGATTGGTGAGTGTAATGCTCTTCTCGCCACTACTCAGCTGACCTTGGAAGGCGGTTTTGCCCGCTTTGCCCGTTTCTTCAAGGCTTAGATCTAAGGTGAGATTATTCAGCGTGAGCTGATAATCGCCCAAGAGTTTGGCCTGAGGGAGTGAGCGAATGGACTGCTCTTTGCCCTGCAGCCAGACACTGTAAATCTGGCCATCTTTAAAGATATTGCCCTTAGTAATCACAAAGTCGGCCATATAGCCGGGAGCAAGTTTACCGGCGAACTCGGCCGTACCCGCCATCTCGGCGGCTTGAGTTGTCAGTGCGGCGAGGGCCTTGTCCTCACTCAGTCCCTGGGCGATGGCTTGACGCAGGCGAGGCCAAAATGCCTCGGTCTTAATGCCAAATTGGGTAAACGCAAAAGGGATGCCCGCATTAGCCACTGCTGCTGGGTTTGTGGGGGCGCGTTCCCATTGTCTGAGTTCTGCAAGGGAGACTTCACGGTCGGCATCATCGGTACCCACATCCGGTGCTTGCGGATAGTTGAGCGGCAGGATGAGAGGATAATTCAGGGTCTGTAATTCATTGATGCGCGCATATTCTTGACCACTTGCGAGTAAGTTGGCTGGCTGCTGATGTTCTTTGAGCAGGTTCGCGGCGCGCAGCAAATCGTTGAGGTTTTTTGTTTCAAAGACGATTTGTTTCTCGGCTAAGTTATCTAAGCGTTCGAAGGCGATATTAAATTCAATTTGAGCATTTGCTGAACTATTAACCGATTTGTGCTTATTTTGGTTATACCAGTTAGCATCGGCAAAGGTTTGTCGGATAAGCGCGATACTGCCCATCAGAGAATTGGGGTAGTCTTGTTCAGACGTGCCTTTATCGAAGGCCATAAAAGGTTGGCTGCGTGCACGATAAATCACCTCGTTGGCGGTTTTATCGGCTAATGAAAGGCTAACACCTGTACCGCGGAAAATACCGTCGAGTTTACTGCTTTGCACGCTGGTAAAGCCGTTATTGATCCAATCACGTGCGCGTTCTTTATTTGGGTAAACGTAATTAAACCATTCTTTTTCAGCGTGAATTGCACCATTTTCGGCATTACCACCGATACGTTTAATATCATATACCGGACGAGTCAGCCCCAATTTGGGATATTCAAACTCGATACCATAATCGGTAAAGGGATCGATAAAACCGGGATAGATAGTATAGCCACTGAGATCAACCTTTAATGCTGCCTCTGGAATATCCCCTTTTTCAATAATGGCTTTGATCCGATTATTTTCTACTAATAAGGTGGCATTTGTGAGTCGCTTCCCTGGCGCCATGATTAATTCAGCATTAGTGAAGGCCGTTAACTTATTGACGGGGGAGATGGGGTTGGCCTCGGCAAAAATGTTGTGGGATACCAAACTACTTATAATGCCGCAGCTTATTATTATCTTATTGTTTATCTGCATTTTTTATTCACTTAGACGGAGGGTGAATAAAGAGTAACCCAAAGCAGATGTAAATACTAAAGCTGAATTGTAACGCAATTTAAGCATTTGCTTGAATGCAATGACGGGGATTCATTCAGGCATAAAAAAGCTCGCAGGGCGCGAGCTTTTTTATGTTACTCAGTGGTAATAGCAAACGGCTATTACAAACACTGTATTGGATTAGATTAAGAAATCATCCATAGAACGGCCTTTATTGACTTCGTTCTTAAATACCGTTGGCATACGACCTTGACCAGTCCACTGGATCACTTCGCCGTTAACTTCAATTTGGTATTTTGCTGGACGTGGAGCGCGTTTTTTACCTGCAGCTTTAACTGCTACGCCACCTAAGTCGTCGATTGATAAACCAACTGCTTCCATTTGTTGGCGGATTTCTTCGATTTTGGCATTACGCGCAGCAATAGCTTGCTGTTCTTCTGCCTCCATTGACTCACGCTCAACTAAAATTTTATCTAGCTTAGCCGCTAAATCACGCAGTTCTTCAACGCTGAGATCTTTTACCGCAGCTTTAAAACGACGACCGTGAGTTAATATCTCTAAAAATTCGCTCATATCTATTTTCGTCCCACTCTATTTTTATTACAGGATAATGGTGAACAACAGCTAAATGATAGAAACTAATATTGTTCGAATCAAATAAAATTATGCAATAAACAGAAATTAAATATTATTTAATTTTTGAACTTTTTAAATATGGCAGATAAGTGTTCAAAAATGTGGCCAATACCACAGACTTAAAAATGCAAACAGGCGTTTGAGTTTAGTTGACGTTAACGTTAACAGGACGTAAAGTGGCTCTATCCTGCATTGGTGATGACCAATGTTTTGTCCATGTACATGAAAGTGTAGGAAGGAAACCCTATGAAAGTATTGGTGCCTGTTAAGCGCGTAGTTGATGCCAATGTGAAGGTCAGGGTAAAAGCTGACAACACCAGCGTTGATACCGCAAACCTCAAAATGGCGTTGAACCCTTTTTGTGAAATTGCAGTAGAAGAAGCGGTTCGTTTAAAAGAAGCGGGCAGTGCTACTGAAGTAGTGGTCGTCAGTATCGGCAATAAAGCCGTTCAAGAACAATTACGTACCGCGTTAGCATTAGGTGCTGACCGTGCGATTCACATTGATACTGAAGAAGAGTTAACCCCAGTATCGATTGCCAAATTACTCAAAGCCGTACAAGAAAAAGAACAAGCACAATTAGTGCTGTTTGGTAAGCAATCTATCGATGGCGATAATAACCAAACTGGCCAAATGTTTGCGGCATTAACGGATATGCCACAGGCAACTTTTGCTTCTGAAATCAAAGTGGAAGGCAATTCAGTGCAAGTGGCTCGCGAGATTGATGGCGGGATGCAAACCTTAAGTCTGCCATTGCCAGCCGTGGTGACCGCCGATTTACGTTTGAACGAACCACGTTACGCTTCATTACCTAACATCATGAAAGCTAAACGTAAGCCATTAGATGTGCTCACTGTTGCGGATTTAGGTGTGACGCTAAAAGCCCATCAAACTGTGGTGAAGGTGACGCCGCCTGCCGAACGTAAAGCGGGTATCATGGTTGCGTCTGTAGCTGAGCTGGTTGAAAAGTTAAAGAATGAAGCGAAGGTGATCTAAATGGCCATTTTAGTATTAGCAGAACACGATAATGCGGCACTGAAACTGGATACCGCAAAGGTTGTCACCGCAGCCCGTGCAATTGGTGATGATGTGCATGTATTGGTGGTTGGCCACCAATGTGGCGCCGTGGCGCAAGCTGCGCAGGCCCTACAAGGCGTCGCTCAAGTATTGGTCGCCGATAACAGTGCCTATGAAGCGCATTTAGCCGAAAACGTAGCTAAATTGCTGGTGGACTTAGCACCAAATTACAGCCATATCCTCGCCGCAGCATCAAGTGCCGGTAAAGATACGCTACCGCGTGTGGCTGCCTTGTTAGACGTTGCGCAAATTTCTGAAGTGATTGGCGTAGTGAGTAGCGACACCTTTGTTCGCCCGATTTATGCGGGTAACGCTTTAGCGACAGTACAAAGCCATGACGCGATTAAAGTGATGACAGTCCGTGCCAGTGCCTTCGATGCGGCAGCGCAGGGCAACAGTGCAGCCGTGACTACTTTAGATAAAGTGTTTGAAGCCAAAACTCAGTTTGTGTCTCAATCATTGACCGTTTCTGCGCGTCCAGAGTTAGGTAATGCGGGCATTATCGTTTCTGGTGGCCGTGGTATGGGCAGCGGTGAAAACTTTGGTATGTTAGAGCAATTGGCGGACAAACTCGGTGCCGCTGTTGGGGCATCTCGCGCCGCGGTTGACGCAGGTTTTGTGCCTAACGATCTGCAAGTGGGTCAAACCGGTAAGATTGTGGCACCAAATCTCTACATCGCCGTGGGGATTTCGGGTGCGATTCAGCATTTAGCAGGGATGAAAGACGCTAAGGTGATTGTGGCAATCAACAAAGATCCTGAAGCGCCAATCTTCCAAGTGGCCGATTATGGTCTCGAAGCTGACCTGTTCGACGCCGTTCCAGAGTTGATTGCAACTCTAGGTTGATTTTATCTGTGATCTAAGTCAAAGTAAGCGGCTTTGCGGTGGCAACTGCTTAGCCGCTTATGTTTTTATGTGCCTCACGCCCGTGCAAGGGCGTTCTTAGAAGTAGAGGCGCACCAAATATCAGTAGTGATCAGTAGGGTGATTCCGTTGATCGTTCACGAAAGGATTTGGTGCCGAAGTGGTTTGATTTATCACGATCAACTGCTGGGGTTGTGCCGAATAGGTACAACACTGCCATAGTATTTTCTGATACGGATATTAGGAATAGTTACTATGGAGCGCTACTGATAGGACAGGTGATCTTGGGTATCTATTG encodes the following:
- a CDS encoding acyltransferase, producing the protein MQTPITTALPDYQSQHKKRLSWMPWLYFSLKEKHLLWAKPWQDEVQANLCALETVTIGENCFIAPEAQLFAEPNRDITIGNRCMIAAECFLHGPITLGDEVAINHGCSFDGGRVGIQIGSQTRIANHVTIYAFNHGMAPDTPVYQQASNSKGVVIGKDVWIGAQAGIVDGVTIGDHAVIGMGCIVTKDVPAWAIVAGNPARVIGDRRDK
- the tsaA gene encoding tRNA (N6-threonylcarbamoyladenosine(37)-N6)-methyltransferase TrmO — encoded protein: MTFTNQITAVATCRTPYKQKFGIPRQPGLVEARGYVELEPHVNHLDAVRGIEQYSHLWLLFCFHENLAQGWKTTVRPPRLGGNEKLGVFATRSTFRPNGIGQSVVKLHGVVQRKGKVCLEISGMDLVDGTPIIDIKPYIPFSDSIEGAVGGIAQEAPKLISVVFSELAATQIDTYSKQDVYTDLAVLIHGVLGQDPRPAYKKAKDDPKLYQVALYDLDIFWRMAVDEDEREYIQVLELKPGKCG
- the rcsF gene encoding Rcs stress response system protein RcsF → MKIILSSALVLLLSACASDYSFNSNLDGEAINDYFKAGDVTLFEGDSLPKGHYELKGLVQGESCQADVNAVPASLSEARTEARRAAADKGANGIIIKQCVMMEEAAQGCVSRALCVGQAIKMASAD
- a CDS encoding amidohydrolase, which gives rise to MKHLSTSLLLSTLAITLSAQAHNLIPAGKQTQSVLIKNATVHTVSQGTLTNTDVLIEQGKISAIGPQLSINGPDGQAQIIDATGKHLYPGLIALDTSLGLVEIEMVRPTVDNAEVGDFNPQISAATAYNPDSELLPTIRYNGITHAQIVPSGDGLAGQSVVVDLDAWTIEDALQPSEGQFHVYWPQIKRMPEDEKEKAKAIEKNQQAIDKLTTAFEDGYRYFLSHQAKDSAKTTSLRWQAMLPLYQGKATLFVHADSVSQIEQVIALTKKYQFKLVIVGGYDAWRLASSLREVNASVIYPHTLSLPKRKDEPVDLPFKIPSLLASAGIPYALGFSSDWNSRNLPYAAGYSAAYGVTPEQALKSVTLDAAKLLGIADLGAIAVGYQGSVVLSDGDILDPMSNKIDAIWIEGRQIDLNNRHQQLYQKYLKR
- a CDS encoding amidohydrolase family protein, whose amino-acid sequence is MQINNKIIISCGIISSLVSHNIFAEANPISPVNKLTAFTNAELIMAPGKRLTNATLLVENNRIKAIIEKGDIPEAALKVDLSGYTIYPGFIDPFTDYGIEFEYPKLGLTRPVYDIKRIGGNAENGAIHAEKEWFNYVYPNKERARDWINNGFTSVQSSKLDGIFRGTGVSLSLADKTANEVIYRARSQPFMAFDKGTSEQDYPNSLMGSIALIRQTFADANWYNQNKHKSVNSSANAQIEFNIAFERLDNLAEKQIVFETKNLNDLLRAANLLKEHQQPANLLASGQEYARINELQTLNYPLILPLNYPQAPDVGTDDADREVSLAELRQWERAPTNPAAVANAGIPFAFTQFGIKTEAFWPRLRQAIAQGLSEDKALAALTTQAAEMAGTAEFAGKLAPGYMADFVITKGNIFKDGQIYSVWLQGKEQSIRSLPQAKLLGDYQLTLNNLTLDLSLEETGKAGKTAFQGQLSSGEKSITLTNLQLEDDGRVSFNADLSDAGIHGISRFTLWLAKDGIQGRMVDAQSRSINVAGIAIASSPKTEQEGTSKTDSAPTLVSQLTYPNVAYGLSEAPKAEKLHIKNATLWTSDKQGILEHADLLMANGRIEKIGQQLSTPSGYQVLDATGKHLTAGIVDEHSHIAINGGTNEGTDAVTSEVRIGDVINPEDISIYRALAGGVTSAQLLHGSANPIGGQSQLIKMKWGESAEQLKFANAPASIKFALGENVKQSNWGEKFVQRFPQTRMGVKALFEETFDAAITYEKALKDYDDLRSSEKKKTIAPRPSYRLQAVAEVLKQQRDVHIHSYVQSEILMFLRLAEAYHFKVQTFTHVLEGYKVASELAAHGAGASTFADWWAYKFEVYDAIPQNACLMQKQGVLTSINSDDNEMQRRLNQEAAKSMMYCGMSKEDAWNMVTINPAKQLRVDEYVGSLTPGKMADIVLWNAEPLSIYAKVTQAWVEGKRYFDRDQDQLAQQQVVAERAALIQKILSSDDNAKGGEKVTPLKEPQWHCDTHYQAWGQHHQGAK
- a CDS encoding H-NS family nucleoid-associated regulatory protein — encoded protein: MSEFLEILTHGRRFKAAVKDLSVEELRDLAAKLDKILVERESMEAEEQQAIAARNAKIEEIRQQMEAVGLSIDDLGGVAVKAAGKKRAPRPAKYQIEVNGEVIQWTGQGRMPTVFKNEVNKGRSMDDFLI
- a CDS encoding electron transfer flavoprotein subunit beta/FixA family protein, whose product is MKVLVPVKRVVDANVKVRVKADNTSVDTANLKMALNPFCEIAVEEAVRLKEAGSATEVVVVSIGNKAVQEQLRTALALGADRAIHIDTEEELTPVSIAKLLKAVQEKEQAQLVLFGKQSIDGDNNQTGQMFAALTDMPQATFASEIKVEGNSVQVAREIDGGMQTLSLPLPAVVTADLRLNEPRYASLPNIMKAKRKPLDVLTVADLGVTLKAHQTVVKVTPPAERKAGIMVASVAELVEKLKNEAKVI
- a CDS encoding electron transfer flavoprotein subunit alpha/FixB family protein — its product is MAILVLAEHDNAALKLDTAKVVTAARAIGDDVHVLVVGHQCGAVAQAAQALQGVAQVLVADNSAYEAHLAENVAKLLVDLAPNYSHILAAASSAGKDTLPRVAALLDVAQISEVIGVVSSDTFVRPIYAGNALATVQSHDAIKVMTVRASAFDAAAQGNSAAVTTLDKVFEAKTQFVSQSLTVSARPELGNAGIIVSGGRGMGSGENFGMLEQLADKLGAAVGASRAAVDAGFVPNDLQVGQTGKIVAPNLYIAVGISGAIQHLAGMKDAKVIVAINKDPEAPIFQVADYGLEADLFDAVPELIATLG